The Fusarium falciforme chromosome 4, complete sequence genomic interval TGACGGAATATAGAGATCATGTAGTCGCGAGTCCGTTCGGAGCGGCGGTCAGAATCAGGCTCGCTCGTGGGTGACGAGCACGGGGGAGACTTGGGGTGGAGGTGAGAGGCGCTGGTCCCAACGGTGGACTGGAGACAGGAGGGCGGCAAGCTGCACAGTTGTACCGTACCGGCGCACGCAAAAGCTTCTCAGTTGCCTGAGATGCAGTGAGACGTACAGTTTGCAGCGCGGGATCAGGACAAAGAAAACATCCAGAAGCCGCAAAGAAGACGCGCGGGGGAGGGAGGTTGAAGGGGGAAGAAGGGTTGGGTGATAAGGTAAGGTCGAGGGGGGTGGGCTTGGATGATGAGCGACCACAAagagccaagaaggagaaggagacggagGAAACGAGGAGTGGGGAAGGAGGAAGGAGCCCCAGGTGCcagtgcttgcttgcttccaTGCTTAGGTAGGTACCCTCTTACCCTTAGTCCCTCACTAGGTGTCAGGCAGGTGTCGACGGGCGGCCAGCTGGGCTGTTTCCATGTGCCATTAGGCCCGGTCAGCGGCTTCCCGGGTCGCTAACGCCTGTCTTTCAGGTAAGGCACCTAAGATTATAGTGGAGTTACCCCCTCATCGGTTCGCTAGGATTGAATGCAAGGATATGGATGGAGGTAGGGTAGACGATGGAGGGGCTCCCGTCTCCTTTGAAGACGGGGACTTGACTCGACACAGtaacagcagcagcgatgGCAATAACCGCTTCTGCAATTCATTAAGCGGTAACGATATATGCAAGGCACGGAAGTAGACGCTCCATGAACGTTGCTACGTGCCTCTTTGATGACAAAATGATGCCCCGCTTCCCTGATGAGTGTGGAGTCATGAATGTTAGTCAAGCCTTCTGATCTGGGGGAGTAGAAGGCAGGTGCAGAGGTCTGTCATCACTCAGTCTGGACCTCCTTAAAGACATCTAGAACATCAACCTTTCTTCCCATCTTCTTGGGCCAAGTTGGGTTCGGATTTCAGATCATCAAACACCAGCCCACCTTTGTCGCCCCCGAAACGCCTCTTGCTGTTACGATTCAAGCGTCTGCTAGGCCCAAAAGGCTTTCAGAGCCTCGTGTGCTAAGATCGTCTAGCGGTCCAGACCGGCTGCGCTCTGAGGCGCCCAGCTAGTTACACCATGTCGTCCACCACCATTCCTCGACCCGTCTCGATCCCTGGGACTCTCCGTCTTTGCGAGGCCTAGGAATTGATTACCCTTGGATTCCTGTCCAAGGATGCATCCTCTTCCACCAGGCGTGGTGCTAATTCCGGGTCGTAGAAGCCGGCAAGAGTTCCATGGATACGCTGTGGGTTCTTCCATATACCATCAGCAACTATCGACACGTCCATGCTATGGATGTCGTGTACAATACGTATCATAGCGCCGATTCCCGACCGAGGATCGAGGCTGTTGCGCCGAGACTGCCACTGACTGCCACGAGACCCAAAGACAGAGTTCCAGCTACACATGGCGAAACATCGTCGCCGCAGCCCGCCCACAAGGAAACGGCATGACGCGAGAGTGAGGACCGACTAGACCCATCCATACCAGACAACCCGGCGCCAAGGCCCGCTCTCAGTCCCCTTTGAAGCGTGCTAGGATCGGCGCCGAAGACGGTGACGGCCACGTTGCGATTGGTTCTCTCAACATGACAGTGAATCCCATTTACACCAAGGTCCTCcgtaataactagctaattaACAAGATTGGACTGTCCCGTGGCAGAGACCCCTTCCCGCGAGACCCTGCTCGGCTTGCCAGGTGGACGACGGGGATATCAACTCTTCCCAACCACCAAAGCCCACTATTGCAACCCAATCTCAACCTCAGGTATCTCACACGTTGCTGGGCCATGACCCGGCTCCTTTTGCCTGCCAATTCTGATAGAGAAGGGAGAGGTCTCAGCCAATGCCCACCAAGACAGATGCCAAACCGATCAGAACCCGAGACAGAGGTGCACATCATCAGCGTCAGCGTCGTTGGCCGCTGGTCTCATGGCTTACTCTGACCCTCTCATGGTATGGATTTTCTCCCTCCCTGACTAGGCCCCGGCCAACCCCTGGCCCTCCCGCTCGCTGGTTGTTGTTTTTGCGTCTCCGCTGCATGCATGGGCCGCAGATCCCGGAATCCTTGACATTCATGAAGGCCTGGATCCCTGCCTACCGGATTTCAGGAGAATCTGGCCAAGTACTACGTCCCCGGCAGCATCAAGAGCCGACGACGGAGCATTTATCAGACAGATTGCAGTCATAGTATGTACCATGAGCGGCAGATAACATTTCATACGTTCGGAGAAACAATCATGACGCCGAGTAAACAAGACAGTCTCTTTTGACTCTACCAGACAGGCCTTTTTATGTAGTGTCTAGGTACATTACACCTGACAGATCCCAACTCCTGGTTTGGCCCCCGTCTTTCGGCCAAGACAGCCACGCCGGTATGATATCTATATTTTACATTTCTCTCTATGCCAGCTCTATGCCAGCTCTACTTTATCGAGCAGcaacctccacctcctgACCCTCAAACTTGGGGAGCTCGGACTCAATCTGAGACCAGCTCTTTTCGCCCTCAACGAGCGACCTGATGGCGTCGATAATCTTCTCCTGGTCAGCTCTGACCTGGCTGGTGCTGTCACGATCTCGGAGAGTGACGGTGCCGTCCTGCACGGTTTGGAAGTCGATGGTGATGCCCAGAGGAGTGCCGAGCTCGTCGTTTCGGCTGTAGCGCTTGCCAATACTGGCAGACGAGTCGTCGACACGACTCGAGATACCAGCGGTGCGCAGACGCTGAGAAAGCTGCTTGAGGAGCGGCTTGAACTGGGGgttggaggagagaggaacCAGAAGCACCTTGGTAGGGGCCACGGTGGGAGGGAAGGACAAGACCTTGTAGCTGTTAGTAACTTGACGAATCATCAATTATGTGAGGGATGCTTACACCACGGGCTTCGTCACCGCCCTCGCTGGCGCGGGTCCAGAAGCTGTGCTCCATCAGGGAGTAGAGGATACGACCAATACCGAATGAGGGCTCAATGACGTTGGGGACGAACTCGCGGGTGTTCTCGACCCTCTTGCGGAACTCGATGGCGATCGACTCCTTGCCAATCTGGACCTTGCCGTTGCCGACACCGGCCACCTCGATAGAGATGCTGCCAGTCTCGCTGAGTTCCTTGGCAAGCTGCTCGCGCTGCTCCTGGGAGGTGGCGTCAAGAGCCGCCTCGACAGTTTTGGCATCCTTCTTGAAGAGAGGGccaaacttcttcttctcaataTCGATCTGCCACTCCTCGATGACGAGGGGCTCCTCGCGTCGCTCGCGCACCACCAAGGGGGCACCAGTCTTCTTGGCGTGGACGCTCAAGTCGTAAGCACTTCGGTCGGCGCAGCCAACACACTCAATCCAGCCAGAGGTGGTGAAAAGCTCACAGTCCCAGCAATCGCAGGCGTAGTGGGCCATCTCGTTGGCCATGTGCTGACGGAAACGCATCTTGCTCAGATCGACACCGATCTTCTGCATGAAAAGGTGAATGCGGGCGAGGAAGTAGCCCAGAGTCTCGTTATCAACCAGACcctccttgacagcctgGCCAACCTTGACGGTCTTGGTCTCAGTCTTGCCAGACAGCTGAGTGTGGcggtcgaggaggacaagctCAATGTCCTCGACTTCGTGGAAGCGGCTATGCTTCTTACCACCCTCGGGATCGACAAAGTGCTCGATCTCAGCCATGAGAAACTCACGGACTCGCAGGAGACCGGCACGAGGAGAGATCTCGTTTCGGTAAGACTTGCCGATAGAGGCGGACGCGAAAGGCATCTGGGACTGGTTGAactcgaggagcttggcaaagTTGAGGAACTGGCCCTGGGCAGTCTCAGGGCGAAGATAGCCGGGGTAGTTGCTGCTGGGACCGATCGTGGTCTGGAACATGAGGTTGAAGGAGACGGGCTCCGAAGGCTGGAGGCCGGTAGCGGGGTTCCTGAGGTCGTacttcttgatgagctcgccGAGCTCAGGGCCACCATAGTTGTCGATTCTGGCCAGGACCTCCTGATACTCCTGGACGACGGCATCGTCGAGTTTGACAGCCtccgtcttggccttcttcttcttcttcttggggtcctcctccttgtcctccacCTTTTGGCCACGGGCCTCCTTGTCGCCGTTCAGTCGAGCCTCGAGAATAGCCTCGACGAAGTGGTCGGCTCGGAGAATCTCGCCGTTCTTGGGGTCCTTGCACATCCAGTCGGCGAACTTGTCGACGTGACCACTGGTCTTGAGGACCTCGTGAGGAGTCAAGACAGTGCAGTCAACCTCGAGcatgtcctcctcgagaaTGAAGTGCTTGCGCCAGACGTCGATAACGTTGGCCTGGAGGGAGCAGCCAGGAGGGCCATAGTCGTACAGACCGCCAACGCCGCCGTAGATCTCGAAGGAGGGGGTATAGAACATGCGACGTCGGAGAATGGACTCGAGGACAGCCTTGTCAAGGGGCTGGCCCTTGAGGGTAGTAGCGGTGGAGGTCATGGTGACTGGTTTGCGCTTCTGCGACTTTTGGATCTGAAAAGCGTTGAGGGGTCGTGAGGTCGCAAAGGTGCGGCGGGCAGCGACGGTGCGGGgtggtggcggtggtggtcttGCGCAGGCCGTGAAACGGAACCTGGGACCAAAGCGTGAGTAACTGAGCTGCCTCGTCAAGGGCTGCGCTGCAGAAAAAGATGATGTCGAGGGTGAGGTTGGAGAGAGCGAGAAGAGACGAATTGGCTTCATCCACTCGAAGTTTACAAAGTCGTAAGAGGACAGAGGAGGGAGGCGTGAGTCACAAGCTCAAGCCGCACTGGTTCCCCTGGGGTCCTCTTTTTGTCTAGGTAGGTATGTACGACAGGTAGGTAAGTCAGTGACTGACTCTTGGGCCCGACTGTTTGGGGAGGGATGGACAGCGGTGGACGTCGGTGGATGGTGGGGGGAGCAGGCAGGCGTTGTGAGAGTTTCTCTGCGGGCTGCCGAGCGCTGATTCGGTGATTTGGGTGGTTTGAAGCCCTACGGTGTAGATTTTGCCGTTCTCTTTGCAGCTGCACAAGTGAGACCTAGACGTGACTGACTTTTTTTTTGCGCCTTCCCGATTCATTGACCTCCGACCGGAGCCACTTGCCGTTTGCAAAGCTTGTTCCTGATGGCCTTGACATTAGTCATTGTCAGCAAGATATTGCCAAGCAACGCAAATTTCTCGGAAGCACACTACCCAATGacaagaggagagaagatcACTGTGATAGACCACATCCATATAACACTGGTTGATGAGGCAAAAATGACACCAAAAAAAGAAACCCAATGCGAGACTCGAACTCGCAACCTTTCGATCACCTTAGACAGCCGTCCTTGTGGAGGAGCCAAGATAGACTGGGAATTGTTAGTTTGGATGAGCATGTGTGAAGTGACTGGAGAAAACATACAGTCGAATGCGCTAACCATTGCGCCAATTGGGCTGAGGCGTTTTTCGCTGGTGGGCGGCTGTTTAACTTTGAGTCCTATACCCCAACCACAGTGGCTAGCTAGCAACCAAAACACGAGATTATTAGCTTACCCTGCTCTAAGGGCAATTAAGAAGGCATtgtaaaagtaataagagagacttataaaatttacactttattaagatatacttTACAtattttagtataattatgtatattaatatctaatgcTTAGGACGAGGTAGGTCTTATTTCTAACCCGCATGCCAGGCTAAGTGCTCAGCTGGGCAGTCAGCGACAATTGGTCCAAGCTCCCCCACAATCCGTTGCTTTGACAACGTTCTGTTTGTTAGACTAGGCCTGCAGGTGACGGCCCGGGTTCATAAAAAGACGGTCCATGTCCGGTGATCGAGGTTTACCCTCTAATCGCGTCGATCCATCTTTTGCTCTTCCCTCCCACTCCGTTACTAACCCCCAGACAGCTCAGCTTTCATTATTCGCCATGGCTGCCCGTACCCTTGAGGCGACATTTGAGCGCATGACAGTGAATGATGAGAATGACTCCATCGGTGAAAGCTCCAAGTCGTATTCCAAGACCAAGGTATGTTGAGATCCTGCTTTGGTGATGCTTAGTGGCTAACATTGGCAGGCCGTGGTCTCAGCGACTTCATCACAAACCTCCCATGGCAGCAGTCGACCCAACCTCTTCAAGGTTGCCCTCCAGTCTCACAGCGGCAATGCCAACGCAGCCGTAGTACTACCCTCCCAGGCCGCCCAACGAAAGGCCAACGCTCCCTCATCACCTCCCCGGAAAGCCCTTCCTTCTTCGTCGCGGACATCAGAAGAGGCCGAAGAAGAACGAGACTCGCTTGCTTCCCTCCCTGAGCAAGCCTCCATCCCCAAACAACTCCACCTGGGCATGTTTGAGATCGGTCGCCCcctcggcaagggcaagttTGGACGAGTGTATCTAGCGAGGGAGAGGGCCTCGGGTTTCATATGCGCCCTCAAGGTCCTTCACAAGAACGAGCTGGTGCAGCATAGAGTCGAGAAGCAAGTCCGACGAGAGATCGAGATCCAGAGCAACCTGCGACACCCAAACATCCTTCAGATGTACAACCATTTCCATGACAGTAAACgagtcatcctcatcctcgagttTGCTGGCAAGGGCGAGCTGTACAAGCACCTTCGACGAGAGAACCGATTCCCGGAGTGGAAGGCGGCCCAGTACATTGCTCAGGTCGCTTCGGCTCTACGCTACCTCCACCGCAAGCATGTCATCCACCGGGACATCAAGCCCGAGAATATCTTGCTCGGCATCCATGGAGAAATCAAGATGTCGGATTTTGGCTGGAGTGTTCATGCTCCCAACAACCGGAGGAAGACCATGTGTGGAACTCTCGACTACCTCCCCCCGGAGATGATCAAGCCCGGCACAACCGACAACTACTACAATGAGAAGGTTGACCTGTGGAGCTTGGGTGTTTTGGCGTATGAGTTCCTCGTCGGCGAAGCGCCTTTCGAGGATTCGCCCATAATGACCCAGCGGAGGATCGCAAGGGCCGACATGGCGGTTCCTAAATGGGTGAGCCCAGAGGCTACGgatctcatcaagaaggtAAGCACACTCACCTGCTCTTACGGATAATATGCTGACTTGAAACAAGTTGCTTGTGTTGGATCCCGAGAAGCGAATCCCTCTGGACGACATCCAGATGCACCCCTGGATCATCAAGCACTGTGTCAAGGGGGAGCGTGTCTCCAACCGCGAAAAGGCACAGTAATCTGACTAGGCTTAGGTATGGGTACCCTAAGGAACAAAGGCGTTATGGAGAAGCTTAGGATGACTCTCTGGGCTGTGATCATAATGATGTGATGAACGTCTTCACACGCAAAGATGGGACCTTGCCTCTGTGCTCATTGTTAGGCCGAGGCCGGCGTCGATTGGATCGCTATCTTTTCCGATACCTAGAGAGCATATGGGTTGTTTGGGGGCGTGGGTTGGGACCTGGGTTGGGTTACATGGAAGGGGCGTTTTGGCGATTTAATTTTTGATCTATGTTGAGGACGGAACCTGGCCGTTTGCGTTTGTTAGAGTACTGTTGTAAGCGTTTTTACATAGCATCATTAGTGATTGCTTCACGAATCGAGAAGATATGTTCAAGTTTTATATGCCTTTACTTAAGTCCTGATCATGAACGGGGCTCAGACTGTCCCCCCGTTGCAAGAAGGGACAAGCCAACGCATAAAATTAGTTTGGCCAGTGTCTCGTACCAAAACCCCGTTGCGGGAACAGTCTGTTACACCCTCTCACGGCGGGATCAGTTTGAGCCGGAATTTCAGGTATGACTTTCTGGTTGATGCTTTTATTGCCTGGTAGGACTGGTGCTAGATTGAGCTAAGCCCGTCTGATAGGCATTTAACCCAAAACTCAATCGGGCTCAGTCTGATCCCAGTTCATGATCTGGGCCTTAGCAAGAGTCTGTTGCCGGCCACCTTGCCCTGGTGATTAGGATGACTGAATCATGCGGCAAGTATAATCTCATGTATTAGGGTAGTATGATTAAAATATGCATGCTCCTAAGGCAAGACTTAGATACACCGAAGGTAAGTCTTTCTAATAAGGTAGTCATAGGAAATTAGAGTATCCTTAAGAAAAGGACACCCAGAGCAGCCTAAGTGCATAGAAGTGGCAAGCAAGTCAGCTCTAGTTACCGGGTTGTCTatgagaagatcaagagagCAAGGTCACTAAGTAACTTGTAGGGCAGACAAGGGCACAAAGCCAGTTTCATTAGAGATGCGCATCAGGGCAGCCTGGGGAGTCCCCAATTCATGGCCCAAGTATTGGGAAGAGATATGACTGAGCGGCCCAGGCAAATTTGCATGCCCATGAGCTTGAGATACCTAATCAGGAGTGTTGCGAGATTCATTATATCGCCATGGTTTTACACGTGAATGTAACATGGAGATGAGCTTGGCGGGTCATGGTACAAATAGTAAGACTCCTTGTATAATGGGGTATCGCTGATAATATTGGTGTAAAAGTAGAGATATTGTACAAGTCCCTTTATCGTCACAGTCATCGATCAATCACCGGTACACTTCATCAAATGGCCGTGTGTCTGAGAAACAAGAGTCCCAGACTTGGTTGACCACCTTTGTTGCTTGGACGTCGTCTTTACAACGGGGTCTGGCCATGACGGACTGGATGGCTCTTGTGCGTACGCAGTTCTGGAACTGCTGTGTCAACTTCCAGTTACCTCGGGTAAAGGCCTCTCGTGTCCATCTGCATTCACCGCTGAGCATGGACGCTCGGATCTAGTGTATCAGTTAGCATTATGGTCAAGCAGCAGCTCAATCTCACCCACCTCTGTACAGGCAGCATGCTTCAAGTCCTTGTCACCAGTCCAGTCCACCTTCCACCGCAGGTGATCCCAAGCGTGCACCATCTCGTGTGCGAGCGTGTCCTCTAAGTGTTTTCGGTCTCGTACTTCGTTTGCGCAGAGCAAGATGCCATGGTTGGGACTAAAGCCACCAGACTGACGATGAACCTGACCGTCCTCCTCAAGATGGGCGGGGCATCGACGACAGACGACGTTGGAAGGGTCTAGCCGTCCATTGAGGGCCTGGATCTTCTCGGACATGAAGCGGACGACGGGGGAGTAGGTGAAGAGCCAGTCCCGGTAGTCCTCGCAGCGCTTGCAATCACGCTCCTCGTGGACGCGGTATCGCCACTCACGGTAGTGGAATTGGCCTTCGGGGGTCATCTGACCGGAGAGGATCTTGAAGTAGTTCATCCACCATGCCGTCTCTGGATCAAAGCCGGTCCGCGCAGGGTTGTTGAAGACTTCCTTGGGAGCTGCTGTGGAGGAGCTCGGCGCAGCTGCCGGGGTGCTTGAAGACGAAGCCGGAGGTTCGGATGGCATGATGGGGATGGGCTGGACACGGATCAATTAGATTGATCAGGTGGATTGAACACGGACAGCCTTGTTTGGTGTCGGCAAGGCTGATGAATTATCGTCGTGATGTCTCGAATTGATCTCTCTTTACCTTCCAGCAACGCCCTAGCATGGTGGAAATTCTGCCGCCGGAAAACCGTCGGTGGCACGCCGAGGGCGGTGAGCCTATACATGATCCCTGATTGGCCCAATTCTCCGAACCCCCTCGACCCATTTTTCCGACATCGGGTCTGGGGATTCATGGGCTTGTCGAGCACAGTCCAATCAACTCGACCATCCACCAACGTTTGCCCAGGATTCTCCCAAGTTGCGCCCAACTCATGACAGAGAGACACCTGCGGTTCCACATCCAAAGCGACAAGGGCGTGCCAAAATGACGAGTGAAATCACTGCTCAATGTAagccttttcttctcttttatttGCTTCATTCATCTTCTTTCCGTCTGTGTCGCGGGTAGTGTCCGGCTGAGGCTTCTATACAATACTTGTGGTATATATAGACGGCAGGCCATTCCCATGTGAAAACACCAAGCACCGCACCAATCCCTGAAATtcacaaggccaagacaagAGAGGCATTAACTGACCTCTTTTCCTTTTATTCGCAGCCATGAGAGGAAATGGAAAGTCTctcaccatcgtcatcaaGCTTGGTACGTCGAGAAGGAAGCTTTGAGTCATCACCCACTAACACAAGATATCTAGGAACGAGCTCAATTGTCGACGAAAAGACTCATGAGCCGCTTCTCCCAATCTTGACTCTAATTGTCGACACGGCCGTCAAGCTTCGCAAAGATGGCCATCGGGTCGTCATTGTTTCCTCGGGCGCCATCGGCGTTGGTCTCCGACGCATGGATGTCGAGAAGCGCCCCAAGCATCTCGCACAGCTGCAGGTGGGATCACAGTTGCACAACTTTTGAGTGTGAAAACTGAAGTGCTAACCGGTGAAGGCCCTCGCTGCCATTGGCCAGTGTCGTTTGATGAGTCTCTGGGATAGCTTGTTCACCCACCTGAGACAGCCAATTGCTCAGATCCTGCTCACAAGGAACGATATTGCAGACGTAGGCTCACTCTTGCTTAATATTCAATCAACAAACTAACCAATTCTATTCTAGCGAACAAGATATTTTAATGCTCAAAACACTTTCAATGCCCTTCTTGAACAAGGAGTGATCCCAATCGTCAACGAGAACGACACCTTGGCCGTCTCAGAAATCAAGTTTGGTGACAACGACACCCTCTCAGCCATCACTGCAGCCATGATCCACGCCGACATGCTATTCTTGATGACGGATGTCGACTGTCTCTATGACAAGAACCCGCGAACAAATCCAGACGCCAAGCCGATCGAGGTGGTCGAAGACATCTCAGCTCTTCAGGCCGATGGTACGTATCCATTCTCATGAATTTGCTACATATAAAGCTGACCACGATCAATCAGTTTCGAGTGCCGGCTCAGCCCTTGGCACAGGTGGAATGAGCACCAAAATTATTGCCGCCAGATTGGGAACCTCGGCTGGTGTCACGACCATCATCACCCGATCCTCGAACCCTGGA includes:
- a CDS encoding Glycine--tRNA ligase — its product is MTSTATTLKGQPLDKAVLESILRRRMFYTPSFEIYGGVGGLYDYGPPGCSLQANVIDVWRKHFILEEDMLEVDCTVLTPHEVLKTSGHVDKFADWMCKDPKNGEILRADHFVEAILEARLNGDKEARGQKVEDKEEDPKKKKKKAKTEAVKLDDAVVQEYQEVLARIDNYGGPELGELIKKYDLRNPATGLQPSEPVSFNLMFQTTIGPSSNYPGYLRPETAQGQFLNFAKLLEFNQSQMPFASASIGKSYRNEISPRAGLLRVREFLMAEIEHFVDPEGGKKHSRFHEVEDIELVLLDRHTQLSGKTETKTVKVGQAVKEGLVDNETLGYFLARIHLFMQKIGVDLSKMRFRQHMANEMAHYACDCWDCELFTTSGWIECVGCADRSAYDLSVHAKKTGAPLVVRERREEPLVIEEWQIDIEKKKFGPLFKKDAKTVEAALDATSQEQREQLAKELSETGSISIEVAGVGNGKVQIGKESIAIEFRKRVENTREFVPNVIEPSFGIGRILYSLMEHSFWTRASEGGDEARGVLSFPPTVAPTKVLLVPLSSNPQFKPLLKQLSQRLRTAGISSRVDDSSASIGKRYSRNDELGTPLGITIDFQTVQDGTVTLRDRDSTSQVRADQEKIIDAIRSLVEGEKSWSQIESELPKFEGQEVEVAAR
- a CDS encoding Aurora kinase, coding for MAARTLEATFERMTVNDENDSIGESSKSYSKTKAVVSATSSQTSHGSSRPNLFKVALQSHSGNANAAVVLPSQAAQRKANAPSSPPRKALPSSSRTSEEAEEERDSLASLPEQASIPKQLHLGMFEIGRPLGKGKFGRVYLARERASGFICALKVLHKNELVQHRVEKQVRREIEIQSNLRHPNILQMYNHFHDSKRVILILEFAGKGELYKHLRRENRFPEWKAAQYIAQVASALRYLHRKHVIHRDIKPENILLGIHGEIKMSDFGWSVHAPNNRRKTMCGTLDYLPPEMIKPGTTDNYYNEKVDLWSLGVLAYEFLVGEAPFEDSPIMTQRRIARADMAVPKWVSPEATDLIKKLLVLDPEKRIPLDDIQMHPWIIKHCVKGERVSNREKAQ
- a CDS encoding PUA domain-containing protein; its protein translation is MTSEITAQSMRGNGKSLTIVIKLGTSSIVDEKTHEPLLPILTLIVDTAVKLRKDGHRVVIVSSGAIGVGLRRMDVEKRPKHLAQLQALAAIGQCRLMSLWDSLFTHLRQPIAQILLTRNDIADRTRYFNAQNTFNALLEQGVIPIVNENDTLAVSEIKFGDNDTLSAITAAMIHADMLFLMTDVDCLYDKNPRTNPDAKPIEVVEDISALQADVSSAGSALGTGGMSTKIIAARLGTSAGVTTIITRSSNPGNVLNIVRYLQSQQKGHSSPSADEGTSHLTRSASALSLSSSADLTSPPLHTRFVPADDPIRDRHFWLLHTPYPHGTLYIDSGAYKALLGKAGLLPVGVVDVEGNFAQQEVVRLVVVKRRTTPSSDGKLWDGIPEEVGRALVNYAAAEIGRIKGHQSVEIQKILGYADSEYVAHRQHVGFFRRDSRPVSPSREINRAVME